A genomic region of Elaeis guineensis isolate ETL-2024a chromosome 9, EG11, whole genome shotgun sequence contains the following coding sequences:
- the LOC105050963 gene encoding histidine biosynthesis bifunctional protein hisIE, chloroplastic isoform X2, which translates to MAAKTFTGVPCPRFCPGDRLLSKSQIDGGRRNHRRNICPRISAASSSSEPSIRIAAEKLRFDSKVETLLDRVKWDDKGLAVAIAQNVDTGAILMQGFANREALATTISSRKATFYSRSRSSLWTKGETSMNFINVHDIFLDCDRDSIIYLGKPEGPTCHTGAETCYYSSVHDLLEGPKPDQDRLASTTLYSLEATISQRKDDIEAEENGKPSWTKKLLLDKELLCSKIRSRRTYPDSFGE; encoded by the exons ATGGCCGCCAAGACCTTCACAGGCGTCCCTTGCCCGAGATTTTGCCCGGGAGATCGCCTCCTTTCCAAATCCCAAATCGATGGTGGCCGGAGGAACCACAGGAGAAACATTTGCCCCCGGATCTCTGCTGCTTCTTCCTCGTCGGAGCCATCCATTCGAATAGCGGCGGAAAAGCTTCGTTTTGACTCCAAG GTTGAGACTTTATTGGACCGTGTGAAATGGGATGACAAAGGGTTGGCGGTGGCCATTGCCCAGAATGTGGACACTGGAGCAATTTTGATGCAAGGTTTTGCCAATAGGGAAGCCCTTGCAACAACCATTTCATCCCGGAAGGCCACTTTCTATAGCCGATCGCGATCATCTTTGTGGACCAAGGGGGAGACGTCCATGAATTTCATCAATGTGCATGATATTTTTCTTGACTGCGATCGTGATTCC ATAATATATCTAGGGAAGCCTGAAGGGCCGACTTGCCATACAGGGGCTGAAACATGCTACTATTCATCAGTTCATGATCTTTTGGAAGGTCCAAAG CCTGATCAAGATCGGCTGGCTTCCACAACTTTATACTCACTTGAGGCCACCATTTCACAACGTAAGGATGACATAGAAGCAGAGGAAAATGGGAAGCCATCATGGACGAAGAAGCTATTGCTTGACAAAGAGTTACTTTGCTCCAAAATTCG AAGCAGGAGAACTTATCCAGACTCTTTTGGAGAATGA
- the LOC105050963 gene encoding histidine biosynthesis bifunctional protein hisIE, chloroplastic isoform X1 — protein MAAKTFTGVPCPRFCPGDRLLSKSQIDGGRRNHRRNICPRISAASSSSEPSIRIAAEKLRFDSKVETLLDRVKWDDKGLAVAIAQNVDTGAILMQGFANREALATTISSRKATFYSRSRSSLWTKGETSMNFINVHDIFLDCDRDSIIYLGKPEGPTCHTGAETCYYSSVHDLLEGPKPDQDRLASTTLYSLEATISQRKDDIEAEENGKPSWTKKLLLDKELLCSKIREEAGELIQTLLENEDRSRTASEMADLLYHAMVLLKLKDVKMEEVLGVLRKRFSQSGIEEKNSRRRPDK, from the exons ATGGCCGCCAAGACCTTCACAGGCGTCCCTTGCCCGAGATTTTGCCCGGGAGATCGCCTCCTTTCCAAATCCCAAATCGATGGTGGCCGGAGGAACCACAGGAGAAACATTTGCCCCCGGATCTCTGCTGCTTCTTCCTCGTCGGAGCCATCCATTCGAATAGCGGCGGAAAAGCTTCGTTTTGACTCCAAG GTTGAGACTTTATTGGACCGTGTGAAATGGGATGACAAAGGGTTGGCGGTGGCCATTGCCCAGAATGTGGACACTGGAGCAATTTTGATGCAAGGTTTTGCCAATAGGGAAGCCCTTGCAACAACCATTTCATCCCGGAAGGCCACTTTCTATAGCCGATCGCGATCATCTTTGTGGACCAAGGGGGAGACGTCCATGAATTTCATCAATGTGCATGATATTTTTCTTGACTGCGATCGTGATTCC ATAATATATCTAGGGAAGCCTGAAGGGCCGACTTGCCATACAGGGGCTGAAACATGCTACTATTCATCAGTTCATGATCTTTTGGAAGGTCCAAAG CCTGATCAAGATCGGCTGGCTTCCACAACTTTATACTCACTTGAGGCCACCATTTCACAACGTAAGGATGACATAGAAGCAGAGGAAAATGGGAAGCCATCATGGACGAAGAAGCTATTGCTTGACAAAGAGTTACTTTGCTCCAAAATTCG GGAAGAAGCAGGAGAACTTATCCAGACTCTTTTGGAGAATGAGGACCGATCTCGTACGGCCTCAGAGATGGCAGATTTGCTTTACCATGCAATGGTGTTGCTCAAACTGAAGGATGTGAAAATGGAAGAGGTTCTTGGAGTCCTAAGGAAGAGATTTTCACAGTCTGGAATTGAGGAGAAGAACAGCCGGAGGAGACCCGACAAATGA